One region of Gossypium raimondii isolate GPD5lz chromosome 6, ASM2569854v1, whole genome shotgun sequence genomic DNA includes:
- the LOC105772146 gene encoding uncharacterized protein LOC105772146, producing MSYRELYRNLFDAHVVSPFYLKPLQPPYPKWYDTNAQCDYHAGITGHSIENCTAFKKLVERLIGMGVVKFDEATKAENPLPNHTDSGVNMVGEDRRIKVDIADVKTPLRRVWMEMVKRGLIVSEGSCERKRNYCEFHHEVGHEIQECTEFRALIQDMMDNREVKFCEGVQEESDVCASELALGVPKVNRPVVIISRPQNNNRRVPWNYDCNVTIPGKEDVINREKQDEGRHHEQMKARVEPIGEETSVEKKKNVVKPELLVNEPIKEEEAREFLKFIKHSEYSVVEQLHKQPARISMLALLLNSEGHRNALLKVLNETYVADDISVNKLDRLVGNIRADNFISFSDDEIPPGGMGSTRALHITARCKGYILPGILIDNGSALNVLPLSTLNRLPMDSSHMKSCQNVVRAFDGTERKVMGRIDIPLLIGPTVYEEGRGFIQQCLMRHRYIKSESGVERGRVVTIDAEEDIIASVTNDAPYLEMRDDAIECSFRSLEFVNATFILERSKIPMPRISKTTRMGLQLTVGRGALPKKGLGKYLQGQVEAPVVKDK from the exons ATGTCGTACAGGGAATTATACCGAAACTTATTCGACGCACATGTAGTTTCCCCTTTCTATCTGAAGCCCTTACAGCccccgtaccccaaatggtacgacacaAATGCACAGTGcgactatcatgcgggaattacggggcattccatagaaaattgtaCCGCTTTCAAGAAGTTGGTTGAAAGGCTCATTGGTATGGgtgtcgttaaatttgatgaagCCACCAAAGCAGAAAATCCATTACCAAACCATACCGACAGCGGGGTCAATATGGTGGGCGAAGACAGAAGAATCAAGGTAGATATTGCGGATGTAAAGACTCCTTTGAGAAGGGTCTGGATGGAGATGGTGAAAAGGGGACTAATCGTCTCAGAAGGAAGCTGTGAAAGGAAGAGAaattactgtgagttccacCATGAAGTGGGGCATGAAATCCAAGAATGTACGGAGTTCAGAGCCCTGATACAAGACATGATGGACAATAGGGAGGTGAAATTCTGTGAAGGAGTTCAAGAGGAAAGTGATGTATGCGCATCAGAGTTGGCGTTGGGGGTCCCGAAGGTTAACCGtcctgtggtcatcatctcgCGACCTCAGAACA ATAACAGGAGGGTTCCTTGGAATTACGATTGTAATGTGACAATCCCGGGGAAGGAGGATGTAATCAATAGAGAGAAGCAGGATGAAGGAAGGCACCACGAACAGATGAAAGCACGAGTCGAGCCAATAGGAGAGGAAACTTCagttgaaaaaaagaagaacgTGGTCAAACCCGAATTGTTGGTCAATGAACCAATCAAAGAGGAGGAAGCTAGAGAGTTCTTAAAGTTCATAAAGCATAGCGAGTACAGTGTTGTGGAACAGCTGCACAAACAACCTGCTCGCATATCTATGCTAGCTTTACTCCTGAACTCGGAGGGACATCGGAATGCACTACTGAAGgtgctaaatgaaacttatgtggCCGACGATATCTCTGTTAACAAGTTGGATCGACTAGTCGGTAATATACGCGCTGATAATTTCATCTCCTTTAGCgatgatgaaataccacctGGGGGTATGGGATCTACTAGAGCTTTACACATCACTGCAAGGTGTAAAGGATACATATTACCGGGAATTCTGATAGATAATGGATCGGCATTAAATGTATTGCCCCTGTCCACACTCAACAGGCTACCTATGGATAGCTCGCATATGAAATCGTGTCAGAATGTGGTGAGAGCATTTGATGGCACCGAGAGGAaagtcatgggaagaattgacaTACCCTTGTTAATCGGCCCAACTGTCTATGAG GAAGGCCGTGGATTCATTCAACAGTGCTTGATGCGCCATCGTTACATCAAAAGCGAAAGCGGTGTCGAGAGGGGTAGGGTAGTGACGATAGATGCTGAGGAGGATATCATTGCATCTGTAACTAACGATGCGCCTTATTTGGAGATGAGGGATGATGCAATCGAGTGCTCTTTCCGTTCCTTGGAATTTGTAAATGCAACATTCATCCTGGAGAGAAGCAAGATCCCAATGCCGAGAATATCAAAGACCACAAGGATGGGTCTGCAACTGACAGTAGGAAGGGGAGCTTTGCCGAAAAAAGGATTAGGG